A genomic stretch from Kribbella amoyensis includes:
- the panD gene encoding aspartate 1-decarboxylase, whose amino-acid sequence MWREMMKSKVHRATVTQADLDYVGSCTLDATLMAAANLLPGEKVDIVDITNGHRLSTYLIEGPRDSGVVGINGAAAHLIHPGDLVILIAYGMFEEAEAKVFAPSVVFVDERNAITRIGSDPAEALPDSGTLRGDEVHSPR is encoded by the coding sequence ATGTGGCGCGAGATGATGAAGTCCAAGGTGCACCGGGCGACGGTCACGCAGGCCGACCTGGACTACGTGGGGTCCTGCACGCTGGACGCGACCCTGATGGCGGCGGCGAACCTGCTGCCCGGCGAGAAGGTGGACATCGTCGACATCACCAACGGCCACCGGCTGTCGACGTACCTGATCGAGGGACCGCGGGACTCCGGCGTGGTCGGGATCAACGGCGCGGCCGCGCACCTGATCCACCCCGGTGACCTGGTCATCCTGATCGCGTACGGGATGTTCGAGGAGGCCGAGGCGAAGGTCTTCGCGCCGAGCGTAGTCTTCGTGGACGAGCGCAATGCGATCACCCGCATCGGCTCGGACCCCGCCGAGGCGCTGCCGGACAGCGGCACGCTGCGCGGGGACGAAGTCCACAGCCCCCGTTGA
- a CDS encoding amidase, with product MATVEELQTRIAELDPLIKAVCTPNPAARADAARLDAERGDGRVRGPLHGVPVLVKDNVDTADLPTTAGSLALADQPPPPADAPLVRRLREAGCVILGKSNLSEWANFRGSSSSSGWSAYGGLTRNPYALNRSAGGSSSGSGAAVAAGFADLAIGTETNGSIVCPAALNGVVGLKPTVGLVPQQGIVPISHSQDTAGPMTRTVRQTAALLTVLTGGGTDYAEYCLGDDLHDIRIGVPRGPLWGYSAGLDQVTEQALELLSQCGAVLVDRLSLPTPGGDEDQLTVLAHELKVDLAAYLATRKEGAPRTLADVIAFNQAHADEELRWFGQELFERAEATDGLDSPLYVAARLAGLKAGREGIDNLLREHQLDALVMPAYSPAWSIDLVNGDHVLGSSSSHAALAGYPLLSVPSGTVAGLPVGITLSGTARSDATLIRLAHAFETARIKAHGPFPTPEFTQWV from the coding sequence GGTCGAAGAGCTGCAGACCAGGATCGCCGAACTCGATCCGCTGATCAAGGCGGTCTGCACGCCGAATCCCGCTGCGCGGGCCGACGCTGCGCGCCTCGACGCGGAGCGCGGCGACGGTCGCGTCCGGGGTCCGCTGCACGGTGTCCCGGTGCTGGTGAAGGACAACGTGGACACCGCCGACCTGCCGACCACAGCCGGTTCGCTGGCACTCGCGGACCAGCCGCCGCCCCCGGCCGACGCTCCCCTGGTCCGCCGGTTGCGCGAGGCCGGCTGTGTGATCCTCGGCAAGTCCAACCTGTCCGAGTGGGCCAACTTCCGCGGCTCCTCCTCGTCTTCCGGCTGGAGCGCGTACGGCGGGCTCACCCGCAACCCGTACGCCCTGAACCGGTCCGCGGGCGGTTCGTCCAGCGGATCCGGTGCCGCCGTGGCCGCCGGGTTCGCGGATCTCGCGATCGGGACCGAGACGAACGGCTCGATCGTCTGCCCGGCCGCGCTGAACGGGGTCGTCGGGCTCAAACCGACGGTCGGCCTGGTCCCGCAGCAGGGCATCGTGCCCATCTCGCACTCCCAGGACACCGCCGGACCGATGACCCGCACGGTCCGCCAGACAGCCGCGCTGCTCACCGTCCTCACCGGCGGCGGCACGGACTACGCGGAGTACTGTCTCGGTGACGATCTGCACGACATCCGCATCGGCGTACCGCGGGGACCGCTGTGGGGGTACTCAGCGGGCCTCGACCAGGTGACCGAGCAGGCATTGGAGCTGCTGTCGCAGTGCGGCGCGGTCCTGGTGGACCGGTTGTCGCTGCCGACTCCGGGTGGGGACGAGGACCAACTCACCGTGCTCGCGCACGAACTCAAGGTGGACCTCGCCGCGTACCTGGCCACCCGCAAGGAGGGTGCGCCGCGGACGCTCGCGGACGTGATCGCGTTCAACCAGGCGCACGCCGACGAGGAACTGCGGTGGTTCGGCCAGGAGCTGTTCGAACGCGCCGAGGCCACTGACGGCCTGGACTCGCCGCTGTACGTGGCCGCGCGGCTGGCCGGGCTCAAGGCCGGCCGGGAGGGGATCGACAACCTGCTCCGCGAGCACCAGCTCGACGCACTGGTGATGCCCGCGTACTCCCCGGCCTGGTCGATCGACCTGGTCAACGGCGACCACGTCCTCGGCAGCTCGTCCTCGCACGCCGCGCTGGCCGGTTACCCGCTGCTGTCGGTTCCTTCCGGAACGGTGGCCGGACTGCCGGTCGGGATCACGCTCAGTGGCACCGCACGGAGTGACGCGACGCTCATTCGCTTGGCCCACGCCTTCGAAACGGCGAGAATCAAGGCACACGGCCCGTTCCCGACCCCGGAGTTCACACAGTGGGTATAG
- a CDS encoding Gfo/Idh/MocA family protein, whose amino-acid sequence MGIDQVRWGVVATGNISTSFTKDLALLDDAVVTAVASRSQDSANAFAETFGIEHRFDDYRRLIDSGTVDALYIGTPHPQHYAIARAALQAGIAVLCEKPVTLTARQAEDLVAVARETNTLFAEAMWMRTNPVVQAMFADLEKGVIGEPMEALADFGFHKPVLPARLLDPALGGGSLMDGGIYPMTFVQMALGRPDEVKAVGSLNADGIDLNVAMAWRYDSGAVAALTCGLRSQNPWTASVSGPDGSLLLPHRFHHPPYYVRSTAAGEERIDVETHGLGYHYEAAEVMRALRAGLVECPVLPHAATIEILELLDETRRQIGVRYPGDDEYLGG is encoded by the coding sequence GTGGGTATAGATCAGGTCCGCTGGGGTGTAGTTGCCACCGGCAACATCTCGACGTCCTTCACCAAGGACCTCGCGCTCCTCGACGACGCCGTGGTGACCGCTGTCGCGTCGCGGTCGCAGGACTCCGCGAACGCCTTCGCCGAGACGTTCGGGATCGAGCACCGGTTCGACGACTACCGGCGGCTGATCGACTCCGGCACCGTGGACGCCCTCTACATCGGGACCCCGCATCCGCAGCACTACGCGATCGCCCGTGCCGCTCTGCAGGCCGGGATCGCGGTGCTCTGCGAGAAGCCGGTGACGCTGACCGCGCGGCAGGCCGAGGACCTGGTCGCGGTCGCCCGGGAGACGAACACGCTGTTCGCCGAGGCGATGTGGATGCGGACGAACCCGGTCGTCCAGGCGATGTTCGCGGACCTGGAGAAGGGCGTGATCGGCGAGCCGATGGAGGCGCTGGCCGACTTCGGCTTCCACAAGCCCGTACTCCCGGCCCGGCTGCTCGACCCGGCCCTCGGCGGCGGCTCGCTGATGGACGGCGGCATCTACCCGATGACGTTCGTGCAGATGGCACTCGGCCGGCCGGACGAGGTCAAGGCGGTCGGCTCGCTGAACGCCGACGGCATCGACCTGAACGTGGCGATGGCCTGGCGGTACGACTCCGGTGCGGTCGCCGCGCTGACCTGCGGCCTGCGCTCGCAGAATCCGTGGACCGCCTCGGTCAGCGGCCCGGACGGCAGCCTGCTGCTCCCGCACCGCTTCCACCACCCGCCGTACTACGTGCGCAGCACCGCGGCGGGCGAGGAGCGGATCGACGTCGAGACGCATGGCCTCGGGTACCACTACGAGGCGGCGGAAGTGATGCGTGCACTGCGGGCCGGGCTGGTGGAGTGTCCCGTCCTCCCGCACGCCGCGACGATCGAGATTCTCGAGTTGCTCGACGAGACCCGTAGACAGATCGGGGTCCGGTACCCCGGCGACGACGAATACCTGGGTGGATAA
- a CDS encoding alpha,alpha-trehalose-phosphate synthase (UDP-forming), protein MPSGRSSFVVVANRLPVDRIEMPDGSTAWRRSPGGLVTALAPVMQRHRGAWIGWTGGKDEKVDPFDTDGMHLVPVTLSAEDVELYYEGFSNATLWPLYHDVIVPPEFHREWWEAYVAVNRRFAEAAADAADDNAVVWVHDYQLQLVPAMLRRLRPDVRIGFFLHIPFPPTELFAQMPWRRQILDGLMGSDLVGFQRPGAASNFARLARNRMGLRTRGDRIHLPDDRIVRAKAFPISIDVGELEQLARQPETEARAQEIRAEVGNPAHILLGVDRLDYTKGIRQRMRAFGELLDEGRVSVDDAVFVQVATPSRERVEQYRVLRDEIELLVGRINGEHGRIGTPAINYLHTSYSRTEMAALFRAADVAVVTPLRDGMNLVAKEYVACRHDDTGALVLSEFAGAADEFRQAFLVNPHDINGMKDTIVDAMNTDDRQLGRRMKAMRKHLAAHDVNVWAASFLQALHADD, encoded by the coding sequence ATGCCGAGTGGACGCAGTTCCTTCGTGGTAGTGGCCAACCGATTGCCGGTCGACCGCATCGAGATGCCCGACGGCAGTACTGCGTGGCGGCGCAGCCCCGGCGGACTGGTCACCGCCCTCGCCCCGGTGATGCAGCGCCACCGCGGCGCCTGGATCGGCTGGACCGGCGGCAAGGACGAGAAGGTCGACCCGTTCGACACCGACGGGATGCACCTGGTCCCGGTGACGCTGTCGGCCGAGGACGTCGAGCTGTACTACGAGGGTTTCTCCAACGCGACCCTGTGGCCGCTGTACCACGACGTGATCGTGCCGCCGGAGTTCCACCGGGAGTGGTGGGAGGCGTACGTCGCGGTGAACCGGCGGTTCGCGGAGGCCGCCGCGGACGCCGCCGACGACAACGCGGTGGTCTGGGTGCACGACTACCAGCTGCAGCTGGTGCCGGCGATGCTGCGCCGACTCCGGCCGGACGTTCGGATCGGCTTCTTCCTGCACATCCCGTTCCCGCCGACCGAGCTGTTCGCGCAGATGCCGTGGCGGCGGCAGATCCTGGACGGGCTGATGGGCTCGGACCTGGTCGGCTTCCAGCGTCCCGGCGCCGCCTCGAACTTCGCCCGGCTGGCCCGCAACCGGATGGGCTTGCGCACCCGCGGCGACAGGATCCACCTGCCCGACGACCGGATCGTCCGGGCCAAGGCGTTCCCGATCTCGATCGACGTCGGCGAGCTCGAGCAACTGGCCCGGCAGCCGGAGACCGAGGCGCGGGCGCAGGAGATCCGCGCGGAGGTCGGCAACCCGGCGCACATCCTGCTCGGCGTCGACCGGCTCGACTACACCAAGGGCATCCGGCAACGGATGCGCGCGTTCGGCGAGCTGCTCGACGAGGGCCGGGTCTCGGTCGACGACGCCGTCTTCGTCCAGGTCGCCACCCCGTCCCGGGAACGGGTCGAGCAGTACCGGGTGCTGCGGGACGAGATCGAGCTGCTGGTCGGCCGGATCAACGGCGAGCACGGCCGGATCGGCACGCCCGCGATCAACTACCTGCACACCTCGTACTCGCGGACCGAGATGGCCGCGTTGTTCCGGGCCGCCGACGTCGCCGTGGTGACGCCGCTGCGGGACGGGATGAACCTGGTCGCCAAGGAGTACGTGGCCTGCCGGCACGACGACACCGGCGCGCTGGTGCTGAGCGAGTTCGCCGGCGCGGCGGACGAGTTCCGGCAGGCGTTCCTGGTGAACCCGCACGACATCAACGGGATGAAGGACACCATCGTCGACGCGATGAACACCGACGACCGCCAGCTCGGCCGCCGGATGAAGGCGATGCGCAAGCACCTGGCCGCGCACGACGTGAACGTCTGGGCCGCCTCGTTCCTGCAGGCTCTGCATGCCGACGACTGA
- a CDS encoding FGGY family carbohydrate kinase, whose protein sequence is MPTTDGRVLALDLGTSSARALVLSADDAAPVPGALARHRISPTYGAGGSATLDLHAYVEGLLGCLDELQQNGHLVDITAIVLSTQWHSIVALGTKGEPLTPVITWADTRSVDPVLGKDFDEHAYHARTGAWLHRLYWPRRIPWLRKEVAATAFAGLPDLVLERLTGERVTSVSVASGTGSLDLATGRYDEEALAIAGASAGELPAIVPTGWTAALSAEYARRWPGLVGVPIHPPTGDGAASNVGTGGYDETTAAVTVGTSAAVRVVHPIDNAPELPWELWRYRVDDERAVTGMAFSAAGNLHAWLTSVLKLDKDQQEPTGVEIGSSHVVAIPFHAGTRPPATVPSASGVYFGLSFDDTGADLLAASLQGASLEIDRGLRMLDSLFGRELEVVLGGGGIDASAWWRRCLTATFARPTTVCAEAEVGARGAAAVALGLSPEPGGESLKPVPEEAARVAELRPRYEKLRALAVEASAI, encoded by the coding sequence ATGCCGACGACTGACGGCCGGGTGCTGGCGCTCGACCTCGGGACGTCGTCGGCACGGGCGTTGGTGCTGTCCGCGGACGACGCCGCCCCGGTCCCGGGAGCGCTGGCGCGGCACAGGATCAGCCCCACGTACGGGGCCGGCGGCTCGGCGACGCTGGACCTGCACGCGTACGTCGAAGGCCTGCTCGGCTGCCTGGACGAGTTGCAGCAGAACGGCCACCTCGTCGACATCACCGCGATCGTGCTGTCCACCCAGTGGCACTCGATCGTTGCCCTCGGCACCAAGGGCGAACCGCTCACGCCGGTGATCACCTGGGCGGACACCCGGTCCGTCGATCCGGTGCTGGGCAAGGACTTCGACGAGCACGCGTACCACGCTCGCACCGGGGCCTGGCTGCACCGGTTGTACTGGCCGCGGCGGATCCCGTGGCTGCGGAAGGAGGTCGCGGCCACCGCGTTCGCCGGGCTGCCCGACCTCGTCCTGGAGCGGCTGACCGGCGAGCGGGTCACCTCGGTCTCGGTGGCCTCCGGCACCGGTTCGCTCGACCTGGCCACCGGCCGGTACGACGAGGAGGCGCTGGCGATCGCGGGCGCTTCGGCCGGTGAGTTGCCCGCGATCGTGCCGACCGGCTGGACGGCCGCGCTCTCCGCGGAGTACGCGCGTCGCTGGCCCGGGCTGGTCGGCGTACCGATCCACCCGCCCACCGGCGACGGCGCGGCGTCGAACGTCGGCACCGGTGGGTACGACGAGACGACCGCGGCGGTCACCGTCGGCACGTCGGCCGCGGTCCGCGTCGTGCATCCGATCGACAACGCGCCCGAGCTGCCGTGGGAGCTGTGGCGGTACCGCGTCGACGACGAGCGGGCCGTGACCGGGATGGCGTTCTCGGCCGCGGGGAACCTGCACGCCTGGCTGACCAGCGTGCTCAAGCTGGACAAGGACCAGCAGGAACCGACCGGGGTCGAGATCGGGTCGTCGCACGTGGTGGCGATCCCGTTCCACGCCGGGACCCGGCCGCCGGCCACGGTCCCGAGCGCGTCCGGTGTCTACTTCGGCCTGTCCTTCGACGACACCGGCGCCGATCTGCTCGCGGCGTCCCTGCAGGGTGCGTCGCTGGAGATCGATCGCGGGCTGCGGATGCTGGACTCGCTCTTCGGCCGCGAGCTCGAGGTGGTCCTGGGCGGCGGCGGGATCGACGCGTCCGCGTGGTGGCGGCGCTGTCTGACCGCGACCTTCGCCCGGCCGACGACGGTCTGCGCCGAGGCCGAGGTGGGCGCCCGGGGCGCCGCCGCGGTCGCGCTCGGCCTCTCCCCCGAGCCGGGTGGCGAGTCGCTCAAACCGGTCCCCGAGGAAGCCGCCCGGGTCGCCGAGCTGCGTCCCAGGTACGAGAAGCTCCGCGCGCTCGCCGTCGAGGCGTCGGCCATCTGA
- a CDS encoding neocarzinostatin apoprotein domain-containing protein — MRLLTAVAAATVLLGSMTVPAVASAQPPELRVSRTSGLAGGDRVGVTGRGFAPGSEVRIVQCDVFVDQVDGDCPDRAVTTAGSTGRIATRVTLGDPVFRRMEFGEPATVYCRADVCHLFVVGDAPDGSRLVLDSGALRFKGSPATITATPSTGLAASQWVAVRGTAYGAEGRQVRIVQQACYEIIQDTGCYGALTTVTTRVRADGRYATPYRVHRFLADGTDCTDPDMLGGCVLSVTVLDRSGQPDDSFGYSANGDMKTPLGFLSGP; from the coding sequence ATGCGACTTCTTACTGCCGTCGCTGCGGCGACCGTTCTGCTCGGCTCGATGACCGTTCCGGCGGTCGCTTCGGCCCAACCGCCCGAGCTCCGGGTCAGCCGGACGAGCGGGCTGGCCGGTGGGGACCGGGTCGGGGTGACCGGCCGCGGGTTCGCGCCCGGGTCCGAGGTCCGGATCGTCCAGTGCGACGTCTTCGTCGACCAGGTGGACGGCGACTGCCCGGACCGCGCGGTCACGACGGCCGGGAGTACCGGCCGGATCGCGACCCGGGTGACGCTCGGCGATCCGGTCTTCCGCCGGATGGAGTTCGGCGAACCGGCGACCGTGTACTGCCGGGCCGACGTCTGTCACCTGTTCGTGGTCGGCGACGCCCCGGACGGTAGCCGCCTCGTCCTCGACTCCGGCGCGCTCCGGTTCAAGGGCTCACCGGCGACCATCACCGCGACCCCGTCCACCGGACTCGCCGCATCGCAGTGGGTCGCGGTCCGCGGCACGGCGTACGGGGCGGAGGGCCGGCAGGTGCGGATCGTCCAGCAGGCCTGCTACGAGATCATCCAGGACACCGGCTGCTACGGCGCACTGACGACGGTGACCACCCGGGTCCGCGCCGACGGCCGCTACGCGACGCCGTACCGGGTGCACCGCTTCCTGGCCGACGGGACGGACTGCACCGATCCGGACATGCTCGGTGGCTGCGTTCTGTCGGTCACCGTGCTTGACCGCTCCGGGCAACCGGACGACAGTTTCGGGTACTCCGCGAACGGCGACATGAAGACCCCGCTCGGCTTCCTGTCCGGTCCGTGA